A genomic region of Papaver somniferum cultivar HN1 chromosome 7, ASM357369v1, whole genome shotgun sequence contains the following coding sequences:
- the LOC113300310 gene encoding integrin-linked protein kinase 1-like isoform X2, which translates to MSGKGENSDESTGSGSSNRTAAAVEDHGGGGGASPSSGVNEKPQQNKEKSRMSKTSLILWHAHQNDVGAVKRLLEEDETLVNARDYDSRTPLHVASLHGWIQIANLLLDHGADVNAQDRWKNTPLADAEGAKKHDMIKLLTDRGGNSYGQTGSHFDSKPVPPPLPNKCDWEIDPTELDFSGSNLIGKGSFGEIVKAGWRGTPVAIKRILPSLSDDRLVVQDFRHEVNLLVKLRHPNIVQFLGAVTERKPLMLITEYLRGGDLHQHLKEKGALTPATAVNFALDIARGMAYMHNEPNVIIHRDLKPRNVLLVNSNADHLKVGDFGLSKLINVKNSHDVYKMTGETGSYRYMAPEVFKHRKYDKKVDVFSFAMILYEMLEGNPPMVNYEPYEAAKYVADGHRPAFRSKGYLPELRELTDQCWAADMNKRPSFLEILKRLEKTKENLVPEHHWSLFNSS; encoded by the exons ATGAGTGGAAAAGGAGAGAATTCCGATGAATCAACTGGGAGTGGATCATCAAACAGGACGGCGGCGGCGGTGGAGGatcatggtggtggtggtggagcaagTCCTTCAAGTGGAGTAAATGAGAAACCACAACAAAATAAAGAGAAATCAAGAATGAGTAAAACATCATTGATACTATGGCATGCTCATCAAAATGATGTTGGTGCTGTGAAAAGattattagaagaagatgaaacacttgttaatgctagagattATGATAGTAGAACACCTCTTCATGTTGCTTCTCTTCATGGTTGGATTCAGATTGCTAATCTTCTTCTTGATCATGGCGCTGATGTTAATGCTCAAGATCGATGGAAAAATACT CCCTTAGCTGATGCAGAAGGAGCTAAGAAGCACGATATGATTAAGCTGCTGACTGATCGTGGTGGCAATTCTTAT GGACAAACTGGAAGCCATTTTGACTCAAAGCCAGTTCCACCTCCTCTCCCCAACAAGTGTGACTGGGAGATCGACCCGACTGAGCTGGATTTTTCGGGCTCAAATCTTATAGGAAAG GGCTCTTTTGGCGAAATTGTGAAAGCTGGTTGGCGTGGAACACCAGTTGCTATCAAACGTATTCTACCATCTCTTTCGGATGATAGATTGGTGGT CCAGGATTTCAGGCACGAGGTCAATTTATTAGTGAAATTACGTCACCCCAATATTGTCCAATTCCTTGGAGCAGTCACTGAAAGAAAGCCTCTGATGTTAATCACCGAGTATCTTCGAGGG GGTGATCTTCATCAGCATCTGAAGGAAAAGGGCGCCCTCACTCCAGCAACAGCTGTTAATTTTGCATTAGACATTGCCAG GGGAATGGCATATATGCACAATGAGCCAAACGTCATAATTCATCGAGACCTGAAGCCAAG GAATGTCCTCTTAGTCAACTCAAATGCAGATCATTTGAAGGTTGGAGACTTTGGATTAAGTAAGCTCATCAATGTGAAGAATTCTCACGATGTATACAAAATGACTGGAGAGACAGGAAGCT ACCGGTACATGGCCCCTGAAGTTTTCAAACATCGGAAATACGATAAGAAAGTTGacgttttctctttcgcaatgaTATTATATGAG ATGCTTGAGGGGAACCCACCAATGGTGAATTATGAACCATATGAGGCAGCAAAGTACGTGGCAGATGGACATAGACCCGCTTTCCGTTCAAAAGGCTACCTCCCAGAACTGAGAGA ATTAACGGACCAATGCTGGGCTGCTGACATGAACAAAAGACCATCTTTTCTTGAAATTCTCAAGAGGCTAGAAAAAACCAAGGAAAACCTAGTACCAGAACACCATTGGAGCCTCTTCAACTCATCATAG
- the LOC113300310 gene encoding integrin-linked protein kinase 1-like isoform X1, which produces MSGKGENSDESTGSGSSNRTAAAVEDHGGGGGASPSSGVNEKPQQNKEKSRMSKTSLILWHAHQNDVGAVKRLLEEDETLVNARDYDSRTPLHVASLHGWIQIANLLLDHGADVNAQDRWKNTPLADAEGAKKHDMIKLLTDRGGNSYGQTGSHFDSKPVPPPLPNKCDWEIDPTELDFSGSNLIGKGSFGEIVKAGWRGTPVAIKRILPSLSDDRLVVQDFRHEVNLLVKLRHPNIVQFLGAVTERKPLMLITEYLRGGDLHQHLKEKGALTPATAVNFALDIASWILLADTNKELISNTNKGMAYMHNEPNVIIHRDLKPRNVLLVNSNADHLKVGDFGLSKLINVKNSHDVYKMTGETGSYRYMAPEVFKHRKYDKKVDVFSFAMILYEMLEGNPPMVNYEPYEAAKYVADGHRPAFRSKGYLPELRELTDQCWAADMNKRPSFLEILKRLEKTKENLVPEHHWSLFNSS; this is translated from the exons ATGAGTGGAAAAGGAGAGAATTCCGATGAATCAACTGGGAGTGGATCATCAAACAGGACGGCGGCGGCGGTGGAGGatcatggtggtggtggtggagcaagTCCTTCAAGTGGAGTAAATGAGAAACCACAACAAAATAAAGAGAAATCAAGAATGAGTAAAACATCATTGATACTATGGCATGCTCATCAAAATGATGTTGGTGCTGTGAAAAGattattagaagaagatgaaacacttgttaatgctagagattATGATAGTAGAACACCTCTTCATGTTGCTTCTCTTCATGGTTGGATTCAGATTGCTAATCTTCTTCTTGATCATGGCGCTGATGTTAATGCTCAAGATCGATGGAAAAATACT CCCTTAGCTGATGCAGAAGGAGCTAAGAAGCACGATATGATTAAGCTGCTGACTGATCGTGGTGGCAATTCTTAT GGACAAACTGGAAGCCATTTTGACTCAAAGCCAGTTCCACCTCCTCTCCCCAACAAGTGTGACTGGGAGATCGACCCGACTGAGCTGGATTTTTCGGGCTCAAATCTTATAGGAAAG GGCTCTTTTGGCGAAATTGTGAAAGCTGGTTGGCGTGGAACACCAGTTGCTATCAAACGTATTCTACCATCTCTTTCGGATGATAGATTGGTGGT CCAGGATTTCAGGCACGAGGTCAATTTATTAGTGAAATTACGTCACCCCAATATTGTCCAATTCCTTGGAGCAGTCACTGAAAGAAAGCCTCTGATGTTAATCACCGAGTATCTTCGAGGG GGTGATCTTCATCAGCATCTGAAGGAAAAGGGCGCCCTCACTCCAGCAACAGCTGTTAATTTTGCATTAGACATTGCCAG TTGGATTCTGCTCGCAGATACAAACAAAGAGCTTATCTCGAACACAAACAA GGGAATGGCATATATGCACAATGAGCCAAACGTCATAATTCATCGAGACCTGAAGCCAAG GAATGTCCTCTTAGTCAACTCAAATGCAGATCATTTGAAGGTTGGAGACTTTGGATTAAGTAAGCTCATCAATGTGAAGAATTCTCACGATGTATACAAAATGACTGGAGAGACAGGAAGCT ACCGGTACATGGCCCCTGAAGTTTTCAAACATCGGAAATACGATAAGAAAGTTGacgttttctctttcgcaatgaTATTATATGAG ATGCTTGAGGGGAACCCACCAATGGTGAATTATGAACCATATGAGGCAGCAAAGTACGTGGCAGATGGACATAGACCCGCTTTCCGTTCAAAAGGCTACCTCCCAGAACTGAGAGA ATTAACGGACCAATGCTGGGCTGCTGACATGAACAAAAGACCATCTTTTCTTGAAATTCTCAAGAGGCTAGAAAAAACCAAGGAAAACCTAGTACCAGAACACCATTGGAGCCTCTTCAACTCATCATAG